One Limisphaerales bacterium genomic region harbors:
- a CDS encoding aminotransferase class I/II-fold pyridoxal phosphate-dependent enzyme — translation MYGNLKTQLQTELDEIRAAGLYKAERVIDTPQAARVGVGRTAPVLNMCANNYLGLASHPEVVAAAREALDEWGYGLASVRFICGTQKIHKQLEDKLSEFLGTEDTILYSSCFDANGGLFETLLGPEDAVISDELNHASIIDGVRLC, via the coding sequence ATGTACGGCAACCTAAAAACCCAACTCCAAACTGAACTCGACGAAATCCGCGCCGCCGGTTTGTACAAGGCCGAGCGGGTGATCGATACGCCACAAGCTGCGCGCGTGGGTGTGGGCCGCACGGCGCCGGTGCTGAACATGTGCGCCAATAATTACCTCGGCCTCGCGAGCCATCCGGAAGTCGTCGCCGCTGCGCGCGAGGCGCTCGACGAATGGGGCTACGGCCTCGCGAGCGTGCGCTTCATTTGCGGCACGCAAAAAATTCACAAGCAACTCGAGGACAAACTTTCCGAGTTTCTGGGCACCGAGGACACGATTCTGTACAGCTCCTGCTTCGACGCCAACGGCGGTTTATTCGAGACATTGCTCGGCCCCGAGGACGCCGTCATTTCCGACGAACTCAACCACGCCTCGATCATCGACGGCGTGCGGCTCTGCA
- the tdh gene encoding L-threonine 3-dehydrogenase produces the protein MKALVKREDAPGLWLEEVPRPTAGPRDVLIKIDRTGICGTDLHIYKWDDWARKTVPVPLVVGHEFVGEIVEIGADVKDFSVGEIVSGEGHVVCGHCRNCMAGRRHLCNDTAGIGVTRSGAFAEYIALPQTNVWVHKPDIDREVASIFDPFGNATHSALSFPVLGEDVLVTGAGPIGIMSAAIARHAGARHVVITDVNEYRLELATQMGVTRAVNVAQEKLADVQAELGMDEGFDVGLEMSGNPDAFNDMLANMCHGGKIAMLGIPEREMAIDWNIVVFNMLTIKGIYGREMYETWYKMSVLLEAGLDLAPVITHRFGFEDFEEGFETALSGQSGKVILKW, from the coding sequence ATGAAAGCATTAGTAAAACGCGAGGACGCGCCGGGGCTGTGGCTGGAGGAAGTGCCGCGCCCAACGGCTGGGCCTCGCGATGTGTTGATTAAAATTGATCGCACGGGCATTTGCGGCACGGACCTGCACATTTATAAGTGGGACGATTGGGCGCGCAAGACGGTGCCGGTGCCGCTGGTGGTGGGGCACGAGTTCGTGGGCGAGATTGTGGAGATCGGCGCGGACGTGAAGGATTTCAGCGTGGGCGAGATCGTCAGTGGCGAGGGCCACGTGGTGTGTGGGCATTGCCGCAACTGCATGGCCGGCCGGCGGCATTTGTGCAATGACACGGCGGGCATCGGCGTGACGCGATCCGGGGCCTTCGCCGAGTACATCGCGCTGCCGCAGACCAACGTGTGGGTGCACAAACCGGACATCGACCGCGAGGTGGCGTCGATCTTTGATCCCTTTGGCAACGCCACGCATTCGGCGTTGAGTTTCCCGGTGCTGGGCGAGGATGTGCTGGTCACCGGCGCGGGGCCGATCGGGATCATGTCCGCGGCCATCGCCCGCCACGCCGGAGCGCGGCACGTGGTGATTACGGATGTCAACGAGTACCGACTCGAGCTCGCCACGCAGATGGGCGTGACGCGCGCGGTGAATGTGGCGCAGGAAAAGCTCGCCGATGTGCAGGCCGAGCTGGGCATGGACGAAGGTTTTGATGTGGGCCTCGAGATGAGCGGCAATCCGGATGCGTTTAACGACATGCTTGCGAACATGTGTCATGGCGGCAAGATCGCCATGCTCGGCATTCCAGAGCGCGAGATGGCCATCGACTGGAACATCGTGGTCTTCAACATGCTAACCATCAAGGGCATCTACGGCCGCGAAATGTACGAGACATGGTACAAGATGAGCGTCCTGCTCGAAGCCGGCCTTGACCTCGCCCCTGTAATCACGCACCGGTTCGGGTTTGAGGACTTTGAGGAAGGCTTTGAAACCGCCCTGAGCGGCCAAAGCGGCAAGGTAATATTGAAGTGGTGA
- a CDS encoding aminopeptidase P family protein, which produces MFPQLDLDFCLKRQRRLLEVLESAEADRAILTKPEQVYYFTGFRPHHLMAAAVCIDAEDCLLVAPNEEPSRHAASRVVTFEAQRLCTLRQDQQHAAVKTLKDALPNPAARVATDGVSSWEGVDIEPEILQLRRRKDADEVAMIRHAIRGTEAMYARAREIIVPGITELRVFNELQSTAVETIGEMLTGTGNDYQCNAPGGPPRDRAAGDGELYILDLGPAYRGYYADNCRTFAVNGQPTDEQLRAYEAIVSVLDHVAATVKPGVSCAALYAEAKTMLDEYEPDSFSHHLGHGIGLFPHEAPRLNPNWDDTFQEGEVFTAEPGLYTDALRAGIRVEENYLVTANGVEQLTRFPTAL; this is translated from the coding sequence ATGTTTCCACAACTGGACCTCGATTTTTGTCTCAAGCGCCAGCGACGGCTGCTCGAAGTTTTGGAATCTGCCGAAGCCGACCGTGCAATTTTGACGAAGCCGGAACAGGTGTATTATTTCACCGGCTTCCGGCCACATCACTTGATGGCCGCCGCAGTGTGTATTGATGCCGAAGACTGTTTGCTCGTTGCGCCCAATGAAGAGCCGTCGCGGCATGCCGCTTCGCGGGTGGTCACTTTCGAGGCGCAGCGACTCTGCACGTTGCGGCAGGATCAACAACACGCCGCGGTTAAAACGCTAAAGGATGCTCTGCCCAATCCGGCCGCACGGGTGGCCACCGATGGTGTGTCGAGTTGGGAGGGGGTGGACATTGAGCCAGAGATTTTACAACTGCGCCGCCGCAAAGATGCCGATGAAGTGGCAATGATCCGCCACGCCATTAGGGGCACGGAGGCGATGTACGCGCGCGCGAGAGAAATCATCGTGCCGGGCATTACGGAGTTGCGCGTGTTCAATGAACTTCAGTCGACCGCCGTGGAGACCATCGGCGAAATGCTCACCGGCACGGGAAACGACTACCAATGCAACGCTCCCGGTGGCCCGCCGCGCGATCGGGCCGCGGGCGACGGTGAACTTTATATTTTGGATCTCGGCCCCGCGTATCGCGGTTACTACGCGGACAACTGCCGCACGTTTGCGGTCAACGGCCAGCCGACTGACGAGCAGCTGCGCGCGTACGAAGCCATCGTTTCGGTGCTTGATCATGTGGCCGCCACAGTGAAGCCGGGCGTGTCGTGCGCTGCATTGTACGCCGAAGCCAAAACGATGCTTGATGAGTACGAGCCAGATTCATTCTCTCACCACCTCGGCCACGGCATCGGGCTTTTCCCGCACGAAGCGCCCCGCTTGAATCCGAATTGGGACGACACCTTTCAGGAAGGCGAAGTGTTCACCGCCGAGCCGGGGCTGTACACCGATGCGCTCCGCGCGGGGATTCGCGTTGAGGAAAATTACCTCGTCACCGCCAACGGCGTGGAACAATTGACACGCTTCCCGACAGCGCTTTAA
- a CDS encoding SDR family oxidoreductase translates to MNLTGKIALVTGGGRGIGKGCALELARHGADILLNDRPSSPDLAATADAIRALGRQCTPIEADAFSRAGCEQMLADALKATDRIDILISNPAFSQKIGFLDSDPDLFEKTLQRTLTGGFHIGQIVAQHMVDRGGGGKIVFISSVHGEMPLSLANGYNAAKAGLNHLARSMSVELLPHRINVNAIAPGWIDTPGEREHFTEVTIQQEGPKLPWGRMGRPDEIGSAAAFLCSAAADYITGVVLPVDGGIRFKGCAAEEIATPKD, encoded by the coding sequence ATGAATCTAACCGGTAAAATCGCATTAGTCACCGGCGGCGGCCGCGGCATTGGCAAAGGCTGCGCGCTCGAGCTGGCACGGCACGGCGCGGACATTTTGCTCAATGACCGCCCCAGCAGCCCGGACCTCGCGGCGACCGCTGACGCGATCCGCGCGCTAGGCCGCCAATGTACCCCCATCGAGGCCGACGCATTTTCGCGGGCCGGCTGCGAGCAAATGTTGGCCGACGCGCTCAAGGCCACCGACCGCATCGACATCCTCATCAGCAACCCCGCTTTCAGCCAGAAAATTGGGTTTCTAGATTCTGATCCGGACCTTTTTGAAAAGACATTGCAGCGGACGTTGACCGGCGGATTTCATATCGGACAAATCGTGGCGCAGCATATGGTCGACCGCGGCGGCGGCGGCAAGATTGTGTTTATTTCCAGCGTGCACGGTGAAATGCCGCTCTCTCTCGCCAACGGCTATAACGCCGCCAAGGCCGGCCTAAACCATCTTGCCCGGTCGATGTCCGTCGAGCTGCTGCCACATCGCATCAACGTCAACGCCATTGCTCCGGGCTGGATCGATACCCCCGGCGAGCGCGAGCATTTTACCGAGGTCACCATCCAGCAAGAAGGCCCCAAACTGCCGTGGGGCCGGATGGGTCGGCCGGATGAAATCGGTAGTGCCGCGGCATTTCTCTGTTCCGCCGCCGCCGATTATATCACCGGGGTTGTGCTCCCCGTCGATGGCGGCATTCGTTTTAAAGGCTGTGCCGCCGAAGAAATCGCAACGCCAAAAGATTAA
- a CDS encoding c-type cytochrome: protein MLRLFLSIVLIGFGLSAAPGPLSPAQALKAFQMEKGVRVELAAAEPQVKDPVAMCFDDAGRMFVVEGRGYPFLPAKDGKGKTPPKLGTVALLEDTDGDGRFEKRTTYAEGFTFPNGILPWKGGVFVTCAPDIWYLKDTTGDGKADVRQIVLTGFGTKSSSEQLRVASPTLGPDGWVYVTSGLTDASVTSPLHPKRKPVVSKRQDGRFHPESFVYEPLAGTGQFGQCFDAAGNRFVSSNRNPLMHVVVAPGLLQRNPHYSFTDTIENVIPAAAKVYPLSPDTTAASYIPSLISRQHAGTYTSASGIVIRGRSAFICEPAQNLVQRQVLTPAGATYTAAHPSPGRDFLATPDQWFRPVHTTVGPDGALYLCDMVRQYIDHPRYLPENIRGQLPFKAGTNHGRIWRIQLSTPASPKPSATHPNLATHPNLTIRQGKFPETAVEDLLKQAGSKDANARFLAVLQLSKQNHARKADVLAAALMKDPNDQWLRAAVFNALSKGESMAVLDFIRSQPYRVDGMTRSSLLTALKELGEIVAQDCTPDQMIFFWNLGTQMAQPKLKKEPVNISVWERVAFLNGLILGAKKKGVTLTATHPDAHPLRNFIPLKSKLTPAEIKTQYDRNELPMDVVADFTIKSTLGSARNSVVAGISLPRRFAAIELMGHTDYDYAGDTLLRLLRPLDDQTDIGLRAPEIQSAAIQALANLNDARVTPILLEPKEWTSYNPTVRESILGMATSRALHHPALMDALEKGTVPVHALSPARRRSLERSKTIGARAKKLFAQHAGGDRMKAYEAAQPILKMKADAANGAKMFTRACALCHTHSGQGHAVGPDLTGLRNQPAATLLLHIIVPNHEVQGAYTLYEVDTQDNQTFAGLLAADTPDQITLKLPLGLTQTILRKNIKTLRASAKSLMPEQLEKAMTQQELADLLTFLKK from the coding sequence ATGCTACGCCTATTCCTCTCGATAGTTTTGATTGGGTTCGGGTTGTCGGCGGCGCCGGGGCCGCTTTCGCCGGCGCAGGCGCTCAAGGCGTTTCAAATGGAGAAGGGTGTGCGGGTGGAATTGGCGGCGGCGGAACCGCAGGTGAAGGATCCGGTGGCGATGTGTTTTGATGACGCGGGGCGGATGTTTGTGGTGGAAGGGCGCGGGTATCCGTTTCTACCGGCGAAGGATGGCAAAGGGAAAACGCCGCCCAAGCTGGGCACGGTGGCGTTGCTGGAGGATACCGATGGCGACGGACGATTTGAGAAGCGCACCACGTACGCCGAGGGGTTCACCTTTCCCAATGGCATCCTGCCGTGGAAGGGCGGCGTGTTCGTCACGTGCGCGCCGGATATTTGGTATCTCAAGGACACCACCGGCGATGGCAAAGCGGATGTGCGGCAAATCGTATTGACCGGTTTCGGCACCAAGAGCAGCAGCGAACAACTCCGTGTCGCCAGCCCCACGCTCGGGCCTGATGGCTGGGTGTACGTCACTAGCGGACTCACGGATGCGAGCGTAACCAGTCCGCTGCATCCGAAGCGTAAACCGGTTGTTTCCAAACGGCAGGACGGCCGCTTTCATCCGGAGAGCTTTGTGTATGAACCACTCGCAGGCACTGGCCAGTTCGGCCAATGCTTTGATGCCGCCGGCAACCGCTTTGTTTCCAGCAACCGCAACCCGCTCATGCACGTCGTCGTGGCGCCCGGGCTGCTGCAGCGCAATCCGCATTATTCGTTCACTGACACCATCGAGAACGTCATCCCTGCCGCGGCCAAGGTCTATCCGCTGAGCCCCGACACCACGGCGGCGAGCTACATTCCCAGCCTCATCAGCCGCCAACACGCCGGCACTTACACCAGCGCCAGCGGCATCGTCATCCGCGGACGCAGTGCGTTCATTTGCGAGCCCGCGCAAAACCTCGTGCAACGCCAAGTGCTTACCCCCGCCGGCGCCACCTACACCGCCGCGCATCCCTCGCCTGGCCGCGATTTTCTGGCCACGCCCGACCAATGGTTTCGCCCCGTCCACACCACCGTCGGCCCTGACGGCGCGTTGTACCTGTGCGACATGGTCCGCCAATACATCGACCACCCGCGCTATCTCCCCGAGAACATCCGCGGCCAGCTCCCCTTCAAAGCCGGTACCAACCACGGACGCATTTGGCGCATCCAACTGTCCACCCCCGCCTCGCCCAAGCCTAGCGCCACCCACCCAAACTTGGCCACTCATCCAAACTTAACCATCCGCCAAGGCAAGTTTCCGGAAACGGCCGTCGAGGATTTGTTGAAACAAGCCGGGTCGAAGGACGCGAATGCGCGTTTTCTGGCGGTGTTGCAGTTGAGCAAACAGAACCATGCTCGCAAGGCCGATGTGCTGGCGGCGGCGCTCATGAAAGATCCCAACGATCAGTGGCTGCGCGCCGCGGTGTTCAATGCGCTTTCCAAAGGGGAATCCATGGCCGTTTTGGATTTCATCCGATCACAGCCGTACCGAGTGGATGGCATGACCCGATCTAGTTTACTCACGGCCCTCAAGGAACTGGGCGAAATCGTTGCGCAAGATTGTACGCCGGACCAAATGATTTTCTTTTGGAACCTCGGCACGCAAATGGCCCAACCGAAACTCAAGAAGGAGCCGGTCAATATTTCGGTTTGGGAACGGGTCGCCTTTCTCAACGGGCTGATCCTCGGAGCCAAAAAGAAGGGCGTGACGCTCACCGCCACGCATCCCGATGCGCATCCCCTGCGAAACTTCATCCCGCTGAAATCCAAACTAACGCCGGCCGAAATCAAGACTCAGTATGACCGCAACGAACTGCCCATGGACGTGGTGGCTGACTTTACGATTAAATCAACGCTGGGCTCGGCTCGGAATTCCGTAGTGGCAGGCATCTCATTACCACGCCGCTTTGCCGCCATCGAGTTGATGGGCCATACAGACTACGATTATGCCGGCGACACATTGCTGCGCTTACTGAGGCCCCTTGATGATCAAACCGACATCGGCCTTCGCGCGCCTGAAATCCAATCCGCCGCCATCCAAGCCCTCGCCAACCTAAACGATGCACGCGTCACCCCAATCCTGCTCGAACCGAAAGAGTGGACGAGCTACAATCCGACGGTTCGGGAATCCATCTTAGGCATGGCCACCAGCCGCGCCCTACACCACCCCGCCCTCATGGACGCCCTCGAAAAGGGCACTGTGCCCGTCCACGCTCTTTCCCCCGCGCGACGGCGGTCGTTGGAACGCAGCAAAACCATCGGCGCGCGGGCCAAGAAGCTGTTTGCCCAACACGCCGGGGGCGATCGGATGAAAGCGTACGAAGCCGCCCAGCCGATTTTGAAAATGAAAGCCGACGCCGCCAATGGCGCGAAGATGTTCACGCGCGCGTGCGCCCTCTGCCACACCCACAGCGGCCAAGGCCACGCGGTGGGACCGGATCTCACCGGCCTGCGTAATCAACCCGCCGCCACGCTGCTGCTCCACATCATCGTGCCCAACCACGAAGTCCAAGGCGCCTACACGCTTTACGAGGTGGACACCCAGGACAACCAAACCTTCGCCGGTCTCCTCGCCGCCGACACGCCCGACCAAATCACCCTCAAGCTCCCGCTCGGCCTCACCCAAACCATCCTCCGGAAAAACATCAAGACCCTCCGCGCCAGCGCCAAGTCATTGATGCCCGAGCAACTGGAAAAGGCGATGACCCAGCAGGAGCTAGCCGATCTGCTTACGTTTTTGAAAAAGTAA